One Myripristis murdjan chromosome 18, fMyrMur1.1, whole genome shotgun sequence DNA window includes the following coding sequences:
- the ostc gene encoding oligosaccharyltransferase complex subunit ostc — METLYGLPFAVLECPNIKLKKPSWLHMPSAMTVYAIVIVSYFLITGGIIYDVIVEPPSVGSMTDEHGHQRPVAFLAYRVNGQYIMEGLASSFLFTMGGLGFIILDRSNAPNIPKLNRFLLLFIGFVSVLLSFFMARVFMRMKLPGYLMG, encoded by the exons ATGGAGACTTTATACGGCTTGCCCTTCGCTGTGCTTGAATGTCCCAACATCAAGCTGAAGAAGCCGTCGTGGCTGCACATGCCGTCGGCTATGACGGTGTACGCCATCGTCATTGTGTCCTACTTTCTCATCACTGGAG gcATCATATACGATGTGATTGTGGAGCCTCCCAGTGTGGGCTCAATGACTGATGAGCATGGGCACCAGCGGCCTGTCGCCTTCCTGGCATACAG AGTAAATGGCCAGTACATTATGGAAGGGCTTGCCTCCAGTTTCCTCTTCACGATGGGAGGCCTGGGCTTTATAATCCTGGATCGCTCCAACGCGCCAAACATTCCCAAGCTCAATcgcttcctgctgctgttcatcgGCTTCGTCAGCGTGCTGCTCAGCTTCTTCATGGCCAGAGTGTTCATGCGCATGAAACTGCC AGGATACCTCATGGGTTAA